The Cylindrospermopsis curvispora GIHE-G1 genome contains a region encoding:
- the lspA gene encoding signal peptidase II — MGLKNRLFWIAAVIAFALDQLTKLSVVQSFDLHQTLPLLPGVFHLTYVTNTGAAFSLFSGKVEWLRWLSLVVSLLLLAIALWGPLLSIWEQLGYGLILGGAIGNGIDRFILGYVVDFLDFRLFNFPVFNLADSFISIGIVCLLIGSQKKA, encoded by the coding sequence ATGGGTTTAAAAAATCGCCTGTTTTGGATTGCTGCTGTAATAGCTTTTGCTCTAGACCAACTGACAAAGTTGTCCGTGGTTCAAAGCTTTGATTTACACCAAACCTTGCCCTTACTACCAGGAGTCTTTCATCTGACATACGTAACTAATACAGGTGCAGCTTTTAGTCTTTTTAGTGGTAAGGTTGAGTGGTTACGTTGGTTATCCCTAGTAGTAAGTTTACTGTTACTAGCGATCGCTCTTTGGGGACCATTATTAAGTATATGGGAACAGTTGGGTTATGGTTTAATTTTAGGGGGAGCTATAGGTAATGGTATTGATAGATTCATATTGGGCTATGTGGTGGATTTTCTGGACTTTCGTCTATTCAACTTCCCAGTCTTTAATTTAGCAGACTCATTTATTAGTATAGGTATTGTTTGTCTACTAATTGGTTCCCAGAAAAAAGCCTAA
- a CDS encoding transglycosylase domain-containing protein: MSSQQPPQKPQTFLGHITQAVNTIQARVDFSKLTLKPNAKVPELWVQNGEENQTYPLLGERYILGRSSRSCDIIVPNPVVSQVHLSLTRDSSQNNPVFTIKDENSTNGIYLGKRRIKSLKLRHGDIVTLGPPELAASVSLEYIDPPPAHIKFLTWGMYGISGITALFALAIGWEWTKFDVNPLPTATSGPVVIYARDAYTPLREPRNISHVDLKEIADFGPYIPGAVVASEDSRYYWHFGVDPLGILRAVFINTQSGDVQQGASTVTQQLARSLFRDYVGRQDSLGRKIREAIVSLKLETFYSKDEILLTYLNRVFLGADTSGFEDAAKYYFEKSAKELTLSEAATLVGILPAPNGFDFCGDGPRKLAAADYRNRVIRRMLDMGTINSTQANRARRSPVQVSPRVCERQAKTIAPYFYNYVFQELESILGAGAAREGNYIIETKLDPVIQAKAESALQNSVNKIGSNLRFSQGAIVTLDSKTGSILAMVGGKNYKESQFNRAVQAQRQPGSTFKVFAYAAAIEAGIPAYKSYSCNSFPWGGFTYRPCRSGSGSLDVATGFALSENPIALRLAREVGLNKVVEMAQKLGIKSPLEPVPGLVLGQSVVNVLEMTGAFAAIGNRGVWNPPHAITRILDSSDCEDRNNLKTCREIYSFAQNPKANQTVLKKNVVNTMTDMMQAVVARGTGRAASIGMGEEAGKTGTTDKNVDLWFIGFIPSRQLVTGIWLGNDNNSPTLGSSGQAAQLWGNYMRQIK; encoded by the coding sequence ATGAGTTCCCAACAACCACCCCAAAAACCCCAAACCTTTCTTGGTCACATCACTCAAGCTGTAAATACCATTCAAGCTAGAGTAGACTTTTCTAAACTGACTTTGAAACCCAATGCTAAAGTACCGGAACTGTGGGTGCAAAATGGGGAAGAAAACCAAACATATCCTTTATTGGGAGAACGTTACATTTTAGGTCGCAGTTCCAGATCCTGTGATATCATCGTTCCCAACCCAGTAGTTAGCCAGGTTCACCTTTCCCTCACCAGGGACTCAAGCCAAAACAACCCGGTCTTCACTATCAAAGACGAAAATTCCACTAACGGTATTTACTTAGGAAAACGCCGAATCAAATCTCTCAAACTTAGACATGGTGACATTGTTACCCTGGGTCCACCAGAACTAGCTGCTTCAGTAAGTCTTGAGTATATTGATCCACCCCCTGCCCATATTAAATTTCTTACTTGGGGAATGTATGGTATCAGTGGTATTACTGCCCTATTTGCCCTGGCTATCGGTTGGGAATGGACAAAATTTGACGTTAACCCCCTACCTACAGCAACCAGCGGACCAGTAGTAATTTACGCCCGGGATGCCTATACCCCATTGCGAGAACCCCGCAATATCTCTCACGTAGATCTCAAGGAAATAGCAGATTTCGGTCCTTACATACCCGGTGCAGTAGTCGCTTCCGAGGACAGTCGTTATTATTGGCACTTTGGGGTTGACCCCCTGGGAATTTTGCGGGCAGTATTCATTAACACCCAGAGTGGGGATGTGCAACAAGGGGCTAGTACAGTTACCCAACAGCTTGCACGGAGTTTATTTCGTGATTATGTAGGTAGACAGGATTCTTTAGGAAGAAAAATTCGTGAAGCTATTGTCTCCTTAAAATTAGAAACCTTTTATAGTAAGGATGAGATCCTGCTTACTTATTTAAACCGAGTATTTTTAGGAGCTGACACTTCTGGTTTTGAAGATGCGGCTAAATATTACTTTGAAAAATCTGCCAAAGAATTAACCCTGTCAGAAGCAGCAACTTTAGTGGGAATATTACCTGCACCCAATGGGTTTGACTTTTGTGGAGATGGACCGAGGAAATTAGCAGCAGCAGATTATCGGAATCGGGTCATTCGACGCATGTTAGATATGGGTACGATTAATTCCACTCAAGCAAATCGAGCTAGAAGATCCCCCGTACAGGTAAGTCCTAGAGTTTGTGAAAGACAAGCTAAAACTATTGCTCCCTATTTTTACAACTACGTTTTTCAAGAACTAGAATCAATTTTGGGTGCAGGAGCAGCCAGGGAAGGTAACTACATCATTGAAACAAAATTAGACCCAGTAATTCAAGCTAAAGCTGAGTCAGCCTTGCAAAATTCGGTGAATAAGATTGGTTCCAACTTGCGATTTTCCCAGGGAGCAATTGTCACCCTAGATTCCAAAACTGGGAGCATATTAGCCATGGTGGGGGGGAAAAATTACAAAGAAAGCCAATTTAATCGTGCTGTACAAGCTCAAAGACAACCCGGATCTACTTTTAAAGTTTTTGCCTATGCTGCAGCTATAGAAGCGGGAATACCCGCCTACAAGAGCTATTCTTGTAATTCTTTTCCTTGGGGAGGATTTACTTATAGACCCTGTCGCAGTGGGAGTGGTAGTTTAGATGTAGCTACTGGTTTTGCACTGTCAGAAAACCCCATTGCTCTGAGACTAGCGCGAGAGGTAGGATTAAATAAAGTGGTAGAAATGGCCCAGAAGTTAGGGATAAAATCCCCATTAGAACCAGTTCCGGGTTTAGTTCTGGGTCAAAGTGTGGTCAATGTTTTGGAAATGACCGGTGCGTTTGCAGCAATTGGTAATCGAGGAGTATGGAATCCTCCCCACGCTATTACCCGGATTCTAGATAGTAGTGATTGTGAAGATCGGAATAATTTAAAAACCTGTCGGGAGATTTATTCCTTCGCTCAAAATCCCAAAGCTAATCAAACCGTGTTAAAAAAGAATGTAGTTAATACTATGACTGACATGATGCAAGCTGTGGTGGCTAGGGGTACTGGTCGTGCTGCTTCCATAGGAATGGGTGAGGAAGCAGGTAAAACCGGAACCACGGATAAAAATGTGGACTTGTGGTTTATTGGTTTTATTCCCAGTCGTCAATTGGTCACTGGTATTTGGCTAGGTAATGATAACAACTCTCCCACCCTTGGTAGTAGTGGTCAAGCAGCACAGTTATGGGGAAATTATATGCGACAAATTAAGTAG
- the csaB gene encoding polysaccharide pyruvyl transferase CsaB: MRVLLSGYYGKGNGGDEALLATLLQMLPPHITPVVLSGSPQLTTRNYGVESHDRMALIPLIRALRSCQGFIWGGGSLMQDATSSINPLYYGGIMALAQFMGLKTIAWGQGIGPLSLPQNRWLAQRNFAGCVGVSVRDRSSASLLSSWHIPHILAPDPVWGLASESVPELAGLPKPRIAVTLRKHPHLTESRLANLIRGLVDLQKHTQAFILILPFQKTEDLEISQQIHSQLPNNSQVFCLEKPQMLKGAFRGVDMVIGMRLHSLIMAASEGCRCFALSYDPKINRLMEDLPIPGWNLPDLPNHANLIAKTWLDLYHNAECLSRDKLQSLLSSCLLHRDLLYRVFS, encoded by the coding sequence ATGCGTGTTTTACTTTCTGGTTATTATGGTAAGGGTAATGGTGGTGATGAAGCTCTCTTGGCTACTCTTTTACAAATGCTACCACCTCACATCACGCCCGTAGTTCTCTCCGGTAGTCCCCAACTAACCACTAGAAATTATGGGGTGGAAAGTCATGACCGGATGGCACTTATCCCCTTGATTCGAGCTTTACGCTCTTGTCAAGGATTTATCTGGGGTGGAGGTAGTTTAATGCAGGATGCAACCAGTAGTATTAATCCCTTATATTATGGGGGAATAATGGCTTTAGCCCAATTTATGGGTCTAAAAACCATAGCCTGGGGCCAGGGTATAGGTCCCCTATCCCTACCACAAAACCGTTGGTTGGCTCAAAGAAATTTTGCCGGTTGTGTGGGAGTAAGCGTGCGGGACAGGTCAAGTGCTAGTTTATTATCAAGTTGGCACATACCACATATCCTAGCACCTGATCCGGTGTGGGGTTTAGCATCTGAGTCAGTACCAGAATTAGCGGGTCTACCGAAACCACGAATTGCAGTTACCCTGAGAAAACATCCCCACCTGACAGAGAGTAGATTGGCAAATCTAATCCGTGGATTGGTGGATTTGCAGAAACATACCCAAGCATTTATTTTAATTCTACCATTTCAAAAAACCGAAGATTTAGAAATTTCTCAACAAATTCACTCTCAACTGCCAAATAATAGCCAGGTTTTTTGTTTGGAGAAACCACAAATGTTAAAAGGCGCATTTAGAGGTGTGGATATGGTAATAGGAATGCGCCTACATAGTTTAATTATGGCCGCTAGTGAAGGGTGTCGTTGCTTTGCTTTAAGTTATGATCCTAAAATCAACAGGTTGATGGAAGATTTACCCATACCAGGTTGGAATCTTCCAGATTTACCCAATCATGCTAATTTAATTGCCAAAACTTGGTTGGACTTGTATCACAATGCCGAGTGTTTGTCAAGAGATAAATTACAGTCTTTGTTGAGTAGTTGCCTGTTGCACCGCGACTTGTTGTACCGAGTATTTAGTTAG
- a CDS encoding DUF3593 domain-containing protein, with translation MISKETLFALSLFPYLGFLWFISRSPQMPRLALYGFYGTLVFVGVTIPAGIYAKIAYQEALANIDWLHGSAELFLTFANILIVLGFRQAVLSLETKGK, from the coding sequence ATGATCTCAAAAGAAACTCTATTTGCTCTCTCCTTGTTCCCCTATTTGGGTTTCTTGTGGTTTATCAGTCGCAGTCCACAAATGCCACGTTTAGCACTCTATGGATTCTATGGCACTTTAGTATTTGTTGGTGTTACCATTCCAGCTGGCATTTACGCCAAAATTGCTTACCAAGAAGCCCTAGCGAATATAGACTGGCTTCATGGCAGTGCTGAGTTATTCTTAACTTTTGCTAATATTTTAATTGTCTTGGGTTTTCGTCAAGCTGTACTAAGTTTAGAAACTAAAGGTAAGTAG
- a CDS encoding DUF2499 domain-containing protein, giving the protein MNALSIPTWVIHISSVIEWVVAISLIWKYGELTQNHSWRGFALAMIPALISALCACTWHYFDNPQSLEWLVTLQATTTLVGNFTLWAAAVWVWRSTRASGVLNISNKE; this is encoded by the coding sequence ATGAACGCTCTTTCAATTCCCACCTGGGTTATCCATATTTCTAGTGTTATTGAATGGGTAGTTGCCATTTCCCTCATCTGGAAATATGGGGAACTGACCCAAAACCATAGTTGGAGGGGATTTGCCCTAGCTATGATACCTGCCTTAATCAGCGCCCTATGTGCTTGTACCTGGCATTATTTCGATAATCCCCAGTCCCTAGAATGGTTAGTCACCCTCCAGGCCACTACCACGCTAGTAGGTAATTTTACTCTTTGGGCAGCAGCAGTCTGGGTTTGGCGTTCTACTCGAGCGAGTGGAGTTCTTAATATCTCAAATAAGGAGTAG
- the hisA gene encoding 1-(5-phosphoribosyl)-5-[(5-phosphoribosylamino)methylideneamino]imidazole-4-carboxamide isomerase: MEVIPAIDLLEGRCVRLYKGDYAQSQVYSHNPVETAKMWADQGATRLHLVDLDGAKAGKIVNLSTIEAITNAVSIPVEVGGGIRDSSSVIQLFNLGVQWAILGTVAVEQPDLVQGLCEQFPQQIIVGIDARNGLVATRGWLETSQILAPQLATQMQELGAAAIIYTDINRDGTLQGPNLEALRGLTSAISIPVIASGGVGSVTDLLTLLSLEHQGVTGVIVGKALYTGDISLPEALRAIGPGRIQDIPPTLDFSSFA; encoded by the coding sequence ATGGAAGTTATCCCAGCAATAGATCTATTAGAGGGGCGTTGTGTAAGACTCTATAAGGGTGACTATGCACAATCCCAGGTTTACAGCCATAATCCTGTGGAAACCGCTAAAATGTGGGCAGACCAAGGAGCAACAAGACTACATCTAGTAGATCTAGATGGAGCAAAAGCTGGTAAAATAGTAAATCTATCTACTATAGAAGCTATTACCAATGCTGTTTCCATACCTGTTGAAGTTGGCGGAGGAATACGCGATAGCTCCAGCGTCATACAGTTATTTAATCTTGGGGTACAGTGGGCAATTCTGGGAACTGTAGCAGTAGAGCAACCAGATTTGGTTCAAGGACTGTGTGAACAATTCCCCCAGCAAATTATAGTTGGCATTGATGCGCGGAATGGTTTAGTTGCTACCAGGGGTTGGTTAGAAACCTCTCAAATTTTGGCCCCCCAATTAGCAACCCAAATGCAGGAATTGGGTGCAGCAGCTATTATTTATACGGATATAAATCGTGATGGTACGCTTCAGGGACCAAACTTGGAAGCATTAAGAGGGTTGACATCTGCCATTTCCATACCCGTGATTGCCTCTGGGGGTGTGGGTTCTGTTACTGACCTATTAACCTTGTTATCTTTAGAACATCAGGGGGTTACAGGAGTAATTGTCGGTAAAGCCCTATATACTGGAGATATTAGTTTACCAGAAGCACTGCGGGCTATAGGTCCTGGAAGAATTCAGGATATTCCACCCACTTTGGATTTCTCTAGTTTTGCCTGA
- a CDS encoding winged helix-turn-helix domain-containing protein, protein MYTTELPRYSTKSDIEPVSRVLIVEDEELIREMLVVALEGEGYEVVTAKDGRCAVELIRNLEAQPGELLFDLLVLDLMLPQINGLDICRLLRHQGNSIPILILSAKGSETDRVLGLEVGADDYLTKPFSVREMVARCRALLRRQRFSNLPLAPTLKHKDISLNPQECRVLVRGREVSLSPKEFRLLELFMSYTRRVWSREQLLDQVWGPDFVGDSKTVDVHIRWLREKLELDPSHPEYIVTVRGFGYRFG, encoded by the coding sequence ATGTATACTACTGAATTGCCTAGGTACTCCACTAAATCGGATATTGAACCAGTTAGTCGCGTTTTAATAGTGGAAGACGAAGAACTAATCCGAGAGATGCTTGTAGTAGCCTTAGAGGGTGAAGGTTATGAAGTTGTGACTGCTAAAGATGGTCGTTGTGCTGTGGAATTAATCAGAAATTTAGAGGCCCAACCTGGTGAATTATTATTCGACCTGCTTGTGCTAGACTTGATGTTGCCACAAATCAACGGATTAGATATTTGTCGTTTATTACGTCACCAGGGTAATTCCATCCCGATTTTAATTCTGAGTGCGAAAGGTAGTGAAACTGACCGGGTGCTAGGTTTAGAGGTAGGAGCGGATGATTATCTAACTAAGCCCTTTAGCGTAAGAGAAATGGTGGCTAGGTGTCGTGCCTTGTTACGTCGCCAGCGGTTTTCTAATTTGCCCTTGGCACCCACCTTAAAACATAAAGATATTAGTTTAAATCCTCAGGAATGTCGGGTGTTAGTGAGAGGAAGAGAGGTGAGCTTGTCACCGAAAGAATTCCGGTTACTAGAACTATTTATGAGTTATACTCGCAGGGTGTGGTCACGGGAACAGTTATTAGACCAGGTTTGGGGTCCTGATTTTGTTGGTGACAGTAAAACTGTGGATGTTCATATTCGATGGCTGAGGGAAAAATTAGAGTTAGACCCTAGCCATCCAGAATATATCGTCACAGTCAGGGGTTTTGGCTATAGATTTGGTTGA
- a CDS encoding ATP-binding protein, with product MFLLGFLLGLAVGFGFWLWQQFQLNSYLEQLTKPLNPHAEKILLPLLAGLHRKISSVRDEQQNLRLSLKAYEQLLDAAPLGYLQVDEENQLLWCNKCAREMLHLQRWQPGQVRLLLELVRSYELDQLIEQTRDWQKPQMQEWIFHPSRDHGQGVLELKPLSLAANSFPLPEGQVGVFLESDQQFLDINEQRDRSFSDLAHELRTPLTSIRLVAETLQTRLDPPLNRWVIRLMQEVDRLINLVQNWLDLTQMEITSSIQLNLEMLEVRSLIFSVWENLEPLAANKHLSISYSGLEKVYICADKSRIYQVFLNLLDNCIKYSNLNGTILIEMNSGAGEKSINGVDAKTDTISNQILEINIIDSGVGFAPVDLPYVFQRFYRGDKARHHESRSDNETVEITGSGLGLSIVRQIIIAHGGKIRAMNHPDTGGAWIQIHLPQVVQHDSGYF from the coding sequence ATGTTCTTATTGGGATTTCTTCTGGGTTTGGCAGTCGGTTTTGGTTTTTGGCTGTGGCAACAATTTCAACTTAACAGCTATTTAGAGCAGTTAACCAAACCCTTAAACCCCCATGCTGAAAAGATATTATTACCCCTATTAGCTGGATTACACCGTAAAATATCTAGTGTTAGGGATGAGCAACAAAACTTACGCTTGTCACTCAAAGCTTATGAACAGTTGCTGGATGCTGCACCATTGGGATACTTACAAGTAGATGAAGAAAACCAACTACTATGGTGTAATAAGTGCGCACGGGAAATGCTACATTTACAAAGATGGCAACCGGGTCAAGTGCGCCTGCTACTGGAATTAGTGAGGTCCTATGAACTAGATCAGTTAATTGAGCAAACCCGGGATTGGCAAAAACCGCAAATGCAAGAGTGGATTTTTCACCCTTCCCGAGACCATGGTCAGGGTGTCTTAGAATTAAAGCCATTGTCCTTAGCAGCTAACAGTTTTCCCCTTCCGGAAGGACAAGTAGGTGTGTTTCTGGAAAGTGACCAACAATTCTTGGACATTAATGAGCAACGTGACCGCTCTTTTTCTGACCTGGCCCATGAACTGAGAACACCTCTGACCTCCATTCGTCTGGTGGCGGAAACCCTGCAAACTCGCTTAGATCCTCCCTTGAACCGTTGGGTCATCCGCCTGATGCAAGAGGTTGACAGACTAATTAATTTAGTCCAAAATTGGCTAGACCTGACCCAGATGGAAATAACCTCCTCCATACAACTGAATTTGGAAATGCTAGAAGTCCGCTCCCTGATTTTTTCAGTCTGGGAAAATTTAGAGCCCTTGGCAGCAAATAAGCATCTTAGCATTTCCTACTCCGGTCTAGAAAAGGTCTATATATGTGCTGATAAGTCCCGAATTTATCAAGTGTTTCTTAATCTGTTAGATAACTGCATTAAATATAGCAACCTCAATGGTACTATTCTCATTGAAATGAATTCAGGTGCTGGGGAAAAGTCTATTAATGGGGTTGATGCAAAAACAGATACAATATCAAATCAAATTTTAGAAATTAACATTATTGATTCTGGTGTTGGATTTGCTCCTGTGGATTTACCTTATGTCTTTCAAAGATTTTATCGGGGGGACAAAGCTAGACACCACGAGTCGCGCTCTGACAATGAAACAGTAGAAATTACTGGTAGTGGTCTAGGTTTATCCATTGTCCGCCAAATAATTATAGCTCATGGTGGCAAAATCAGGGCCATGAACCATCCTGATACCGGTGGTGCTTGGATACAAATTCATCTTCCCCAGGTAGTTCAACATGATAGCGGATATTTCTGA
- the phoU gene encoding phosphate signaling complex protein PhoU, with amino-acid sequence MKAVVKYTIFEKPQPIRAIKRLERDVLRMGALVEQSFRLSHQALFNRDLTAAEQIRRLDKKIDRFYRQIEVDCASIMSSQAPTDQESRCLSSFMQLVRDLERIGDYAKDLAEIAMKIFPYPPHPTLGEVAIMSDHAQSMLATSLVALADLDEINGRRIKLLDDTVDDAYKKLYRNLAQQKDVPGVVEPILLLTLAIQCLERMADHATNIGQRVAYIVTGQR; translated from the coding sequence ATGAAAGCTGTTGTGAAATATACAATTTTTGAAAAACCTCAGCCTATACGTGCCATTAAAAGACTGGAAAGAGATGTTTTACGTATGGGTGCTTTAGTAGAGCAGTCATTCCGTCTGAGTCACCAAGCTCTCTTTAATCGGGATTTAACAGCAGCTGAGCAAATACGCAGATTAGACAAAAAAATTGATCGCTTTTACAGACAGATAGAAGTCGATTGCGCCTCAATTATGAGCAGTCAAGCTCCCACAGACCAAGAATCTCGTTGTTTAAGCTCATTCATGCAATTAGTTAGAGATTTGGAACGTATTGGGGACTATGCCAAAGATTTGGCAGAAATAGCAATGAAAATATTTCCCTATCCCCCCCATCCTACTTTGGGGGAGGTTGCCATTATGTCCGATCATGCCCAATCTATGTTGGCTACTAGCCTAGTAGCTTTAGCGGATTTGGATGAGATTAATGGTAGAAGAATTAAATTATTAGATGACACAGTAGATGATGCTTACAAAAAATTATATCGTAATTTGGCACAGCAGAAAGATGTTCCTGGGGTAGTGGAGCCCATTCTACTATTAACATTAGCAATTCAATGTCTAGAGAGAATGGCAGATCATGCTACCAATATTGGTCAAAGGGTAGCATACATTGTCACAGGGCAAAGGTAA
- a CDS encoding Uma2 family endonuclease — translation MVRQIAPKTQLGVIKSNVNQVGETIAPEIVYPESDGEPMADNTRQFTWIVKIKENLEILFKSNADVFVAGDLFWYPVKGSNKIKLAPDTMVVFGRPKGHRGSYRQWEENNIPPQVVFEILSPSNSDSEMTKKKLFYLKYGVEEYYVYDPDGISLEVCIRENNSFKEIENFATWTSPRLNITFDMTGDELVIYYPDGSRFLSPVELSNYVEQANQRAERERFLKEQETQRAEQERFLKEQEQLKYQTLLAQLKAKGIDITALE, via the coding sequence ATGGTGAGGCAAATTGCACCAAAAACTCAACTGGGGGTGATAAAATCTAACGTTAATCAGGTTGGGGAGACGATCGCGCCTGAAATTGTCTACCCAGAAAGTGATGGTGAACCCATGGCGGATAACACTAGGCAATTTACATGGATTGTCAAAATCAAGGAGAATTTAGAAATACTATTTAAGTCTAATGCGGATGTGTTTGTGGCTGGGGACTTATTTTGGTATCCAGTAAAGGGTAGTAACAAAATTAAACTGGCTCCTGACACCATGGTAGTGTTTGGGAGACCCAAGGGACACCGGGGGTCCTATCGACAGTGGGAAGAGAATAATATTCCTCCCCAGGTGGTTTTTGAAATTTTATCTCCCAGTAATAGTGATAGTGAGATGACGAAAAAAAAGCTCTTTTATCTCAAATATGGAGTGGAAGAGTATTATGTATATGACCCAGATGGGATTAGTCTAGAAGTATGCATTAGGGAAAATAATTCGTTTAAAGAAATTGAGAATTTTGCTACTTGGACTAGTCCAAGATTGAATATAACATTTGACATGACTGGAGATGAATTAGTCATCTATTATCCAGATGGGAGTAGGTTTCTTAGTCCTGTGGAATTGAGTAATTATGTAGAACAGGCAAATCAACGTGCAGAACGAGAAAGATTTCTTAAAGAGCAGGAAACTCAACGTGCGGAACAAGAAAGATTTCTCAAAGAGCAGGAACAACTAAAGTATCAAACTTTACTAGCACAATTAAAAGCTAAGGGTATTGATATTACTGCACTCGAATAA
- a CDS encoding Uma2 family endonuclease, translated as MVRQIAPKTQLGVIKSNVNQVGETIAPEIVYPESDGEPMADNTRQFTWIVKIKENLEILFKSNPDVFVAGDLFWYPVKGSNKIKLAPDTMVVFGRPKGHRGSYRQWEENNIPPQVVFEILSPSNSDSEMTKKKLFYLKYGVEEYYVYDPDGISLEVCIRENNSFKEIKNFATWTSPRLNIRFDMTGDELVIYYPDGSRFLSPVELSNYAEQANQRAEQANQRAEQESQRAEQESQRAEQANQRVERERFLKEQEQLKYQALLAQLKAKGIDITALE; from the coding sequence ATGGTGAGGCAAATTGCACCAAAAACTCAACTGGGGGTGATAAAATCTAACGTTAATCAGGTTGGGGAGACGATCGCGCCTGAAATTGTCTACCCAGAAAGTGATGGTGAACCCATGGCGGATAACACTAGGCAATTTACATGGATTGTCAAAATCAAGGAGAATTTAGAAATACTATTTAAGTCTAATCCGGATGTGTTTGTGGCCGGGGACTTATTTTGGTATCCAGTAAAGGGTAGTAACAAAATTAAACTGGCTCCTGACACCATGGTAGTGTTTGGTAGACCCAAGGGACACCGGGGGTCCTATCGACAGTGGGAAGAGAATAATATTCCTCCCCAGGTGGTTTTTGAAATTTTATCTCCCAGTAATAGTGATAGTGAGATGACGAAAAAAAAGCTCTTTTATCTCAAATATGGAGTGGAAGAGTATTATGTATATGACCCAGATGGGATTAGTCTAGAAGTATGCATTAGGGAAAATAATTCGTTTAAAGAAATTAAGAATTTTGCTACTTGGACTAGTCCAAGATTGAATATACGGTTTGATATGACGGGAGATGAATTAGTCATCTATTATCCAGATGGGAGTAGGTTTCTTAGTCCTGTAGAATTGAGTAATTATGCAGAACAGGCAAATCAACGTGCAGAACAGGCAAATCAACGTGCAGAACAAGAAAGTCAACGTGCAGAACAAGAAAGTCAGCGTGCAGAACAGGCAAATCAGCGTGTAGAACGAGAAAGATTTCTCAAAGAGCAGGAACAACTAAAGTATCAAGCTTTACTAGCACAATTAAAAGCTAAGGGTATTGATATTACTGCACTCGAATAA
- a CDS encoding Uma2 family endonuclease: protein MVRQIAPKTQLGVIKSNVNQVGETIAPEIVYPESDGEPMADNTRQFTWIVKIKENLEILFKSNPDVFVAGDLFWYPVKGSNKIKLAPDTMVVFGRPKGHRGSYRQWEENNISPQVVFEILSPSNSDSEMTKKKLFYLKYGVEEYYVYDPDGISLEVSIRENNSFKEIKNFATWTSPRLNIRFDMTGDELVIYYPDGSRFLSPVELSNYAEQETQRAERERFLKEQETQRAEQERFLKEQETQRAEQERFLKEQEQLKYQTLLAQLKAKGIDITALE, encoded by the coding sequence ATGGTGAGGCAAATTGCACCAAAAACTCAACTGGGGGTGATAAAATCTAACGTTAATCAGGTTGGGGAGACGATCGCGCCTGAAATTGTCTACCCAGAAAGTGATGGTGAACCCATGGCGGATAACACTAGGCAATTTACATGGATTGTCAAAATCAAGGAGAATTTAGAAATACTATTTAAGTCTAATCCGGATGTGTTTGTGGCCGGGGACTTATTTTGGTATCCAGTAAAGGGTAGTAACAAAATTAAACTGGCTCCTGACACCATGGTAGTGTTTGGGAGACCCAAGGGACACCGGGGGTCCTATCGACAGTGGGAAGAGAATAATATTTCTCCCCAGGTGGTTTTTGAAATTTTATCTCCCAGTAATAGCGATAGTGAGATGACGAAAAAAAAGCTCTTTTATCTCAAATATGGAGTGGAAGAGTATTATGTATATGACCCAGATGGGATTAGTCTAGAAGTATCCATTAGGGAAAATAATTCGTTTAAAGAAATTAAGAATTTTGCTACTTGGACTAGTCCAAGATTGAATATACGGTTTGATATGACGGGAGATGAATTAGTCATCTATTATCCAGATGGGAGTAGGTTTCTTAGTCCTGTGGAATTGAGTAATTATGCAGAACAGGAAACTCAACGTGCAGAACGAGAAAGATTTCTTAAAGAGCAGGAAACTCAACGTGCGGAACAAGAAAGATTTCTTAAAGAGCAGGAAACTCAACGTGCGGAACAAGAAAGATTTCTCAAAGAGCAGGAACAACTAAAGTATCAAACTTTACTAGCACAATTAAAAGCTAAGGGTATTGATATTACTGCACTCGAATAA